The Acinonyx jubatus isolate Ajub_Pintada_27869175 chromosome B3, VMU_Ajub_asm_v1.0, whole genome shotgun sequence genomic interval actctgtatttgcctcaagtatttgtcaatgggctacGGGTTAGGAGGAAATTTAATCTTacttgccatttctttcttgcctttgttccccacaccactatggaggggtgatgttggggctccaggaagctgagtctataggtttctggagattaggctatcgataagactgcctttttcttgtaatttactaagatatttgtaaacggAAGGTGACTCAGGCCCAGCAGGACTTAGGATCTCTATCAgttactcatttgtttttccccttttctttgttcttgggcagccaggagtgcccgaGGGGTGTTTCTGGCCTGTctgcttgccttatgctccctcatcaatcattacaatattactgactatattcctccctatgttgtacttttcatctccttgACCTATTTTATAACCGGAACTTTGTGCCTTTAAATCTCCTTGATCTTTTTCAtcatccccttctccccttcccctccggCAAcaaccagtttgttttctgtgtttaaggctctgtttgcttttgtttgtttgttttgtgtttgggttccacatataagtgaaattgtatcTCTTAGTCTTTCTCTGGAAGACTTATTTCATtgagcacaataccctccaggtTCGtctatgttgttgcagatggtaCAAtcccattctttttatggctgagtaatattccatcatatatatatatatatatatatatatatacacacacacacacacactcatatatacacacacacattatacatatatacattatataacataatatatatacatacatatatattatatatacatacatatatatacacatatacatgtatatatatacatatacataaacaccacatcttctttatctattcagcTATTGATGGacacatttgggttgcttccatattttggcgattgtaaataatgctgcactaaACGTAGGAGTGTATATATCTTCTCCAATcagggttttcattttctttgggtaaatatccaatagtagaattactggatcatatgatatttctatttttagttttctgaggaatctccatactgttttgccaCAGtgggctgcaccaatttacattctcaccaacggtgcacgagggttcccttttctctgcatcctcaccaaccttTGTTATTACTTGTCTTTCTgacattagccattctgacaggtgtgaggtgatatttcatcatggttttgatttgcattttcctgatgagtgatgttgagcatggtttcatgtgtctgttggccatctggatgtcttttttggaaacatGTCTGCTCAGGTCcactgcccattttaaaatttaatacattgttttttttgttttcttttttttttggtgttgagttgtgtaagttctttatacattgtgGATATGaaccccttattggatacatcatttgcaaatatcttctcccactaagtaggctgcctttttgtcttgtcaatggtttcctttgcggtgcaaaagctttttgttttggtgtggtcccaatagtttatttttgcttttgtttttcttgcctgagGGGAACTATGTTGCTAAAGATGATGTCATATATCCACATACTGCATATGTCATATGTCAACATACTgcgtatgttttcttttaggagttttaccGTTTCAGGTCTTgcattaggtctttaatccattttatttttgtgtatggtgtaagaaagtggtccactttgtgtgaattcatctttaaatgtctgatagaattcaaCAGTGAAGCCATGCAGTCCTGGGGGCTTTTTTGTTGGGAGTTAACTATTGATTCAACCAGTTTACTAGTTATACATCAGATGTAACTAGTATCATGtcaatcttctatttcttcatgattcattcttggaaggttgtgtgtttctaggaatttttctacTGTATCTAGATTATCCAATTTGTGGGCATTCAagtttttcattgtatttccttattatgatcctttttatttgtgtaaaagaatgtcccctctttcatttctgattttaatgatttgattcttctctttttctcttagctagtctagctaaagatttgtcaatgttgttaatcttttcaaagaaccaactcttggttttgttgattttcactcttgttttattttttgaaattctctattttgtttatctctcCTCCgatctttatcattttattcctGTACTGGCTTTGGgttagtttgttcctttttttttttttttctagttccttaaaaTACGCAGTTGGTTGTtgatctgagatttttcttctttgcaacGTAAATGCTTACAGCTACAAACTTCCCTCTTAGTACTGCTTTCTCTGCGTCTCTTAAGTCTTGGCctgatgtgtttttattttcacttgtgttaagatattttctaatttctcttgtgacATCTCCTTTAACCCATTGGTTGTGTAAGAATTGTTAATTTCCATACATTTTtggattttccagtttttcttctgctactgatttctagttttcttctgttGTGGTTAGTAAAGGTACTTTGTAGGATTCCagcctttaaaaatttgttacagcttgttctgtggcctaacacatggtctgttctggagaatgctccCTGTGccctggagaaaaaaatgtgttctgcTGCTGTTGGTGGGgtgttctgtgtatgtgtgttagcCCAGCTGGTCTATAGTGTGGTTCAAGtccttcttttccttattgatcttctgtGTGGTTTCCTGTCAGTTATTCAAAGTGGAACATTGATTCTCCAGTTACTGTGTCGCTACCTCTCCCTTCAACTTGGTTCATGTTTGCTTCACGTATTTAGGGGCCCTGAGGTTGGCTGCATAAATATGAGATGCATTAACCAATGCTTTCTTCAAGGACAttgcttcttttaaaacatttttttaatgtttatttatttttgagacagagagagagagacagaggggtggagagagagggagacacagaatccgaagcaggctccgggctccgagctgtcagcacagagcctgatgtgggggttcgaacccacaaactgtgagaccgtgacctgagctacagccggacgtttaactgactgagccacccaggcgcccccaggacaattgatgatttttatgttttattgcgTGATCTAACCAGAAGTCCAAACACCAGTATTTAAGGTGGGTGTGAGCCTTTAACCCTCTGACTAATTTTGATCCCCCCATGAGCGCAGACCCCTTAGCTTCCTCCCTGTTGAGTGATCTGCCTGGCTTGgccttgcctctttctctctttgtcactcTTCTACTGAAACCTAGGCTATTGATTAGGTGTCCTGTCCCACTCCTAGAGAAGCCCATCTCCTGTCATTTTTGGCTTTCCATCTCTGTTATTAAATTGTGGGTTTcaagggctcctggggggctgagtcagttaagcatccgactcttgatttcggctcaggtcatgatcccacgatcatgagatcgagccccatgttgggctccatgctgagtctggagtctacttcggattctctccctctctctctctctctctctccccctctgcccctcttccctgttcatgctgtctctctctcaaataaaaataaaataagacaaaataataaattgtggGTTTCAGCCAACATTTCATCttgcctagcacagggcctggacaGTGTGCATGCCCAGTGCGTATGAATTAAGTGGATACGTGAACACTTGTAGTGACCTGGATTCTACACATGGAAAGGGAGACCCCGAGACAAGATTAGGAATGGGCTCATCACACTCACTCTTGGGCCAGGTCCACCATTCTTTAATGTCATCTAGGGAGGGGGCCCGGCCTGAAAGAGCGGGGTTGAACTCAGGCAGTTATTTTTGCATGGGATTCACCATCTTTCCCACAAAGAGGGGAATGTTGGCACTCTCATCCCTGGTGATGACTAAGAAGGACCTGTTGAACTTGACGGACAGATGCTTAGACCAGGTGCTCCCTTCTGAAGGCATGGCTCCAGAATAGTCTGTCACATTCTCATCGATGCTCAGCACAGCTTTAGGCCTTATGGCATGGAGGGGAGAGACACACGGGGCTGTTTGAGGCAGAGACGGGCTACACCTTCCCCCACCCAGAGCTGGGAACAGGGCCCTATGTGATGGGATGAGAGCTGTCTTGGGGGTTCCAGGAAGGGATGTTTCCGAAGGCCCATCAAGGACCTGGGTCTTTCTAGCATttccttgaaataaaaatgaaaacaatggcaAATAGGCAGTATTGCTGGCTGGGTGTCTACCATTTGGGCATTTTTACTAAAGGACCACAGGACTCACAACTGATTTATCATGGTGTAGTGGAAGAGATACGAATTTCCGTCACAAGGATCTGGGTTCCATCCCATTTTCCCCACTAGCTAACTGTATCACCTCAGAGAGATGACTGGTATTCTTGAAACCTTGGTTTTCTAAATGGGAAAATCAGAGCTATCCAATATGATGTTCCGGGGCCACAAAGGTGCTTCACGCTGAGAGTTTCATTCAGTGTAGGTGCTCATTagaagtgtgtgcgtgtgtttccATGTGTGAatggtgtgcatgtgtgggtgtggaTGGAGACTAGTAAGTGAAAGTTCTTTATCTGGTAGTTATGGGCTCCATCAGCTGGTCATGTTACTTACCCAACCATCTTGAGAACACAACTCCTTAATCCTTTTCTCCCCAGGGGCTGGCCCCTTCTCTGTGCCTAATATACTCAGGCCTCAGCCTCTCCCATCACCTGGCCAGTCCATGACTGTCCATGACTGATGATTTGACTGTCCCGCCCATCATCCCCTGACCTTAGTTGATGGTGGAAAGTATGTCACCTGTTGTGTTTGGGAAATTGAATAACACATGCTTAGTTGCACCTGCCCTATCCCGTCCCTGACCGTCAAGGAAAGTTTACTAACTAAATGTTTAAGAACATTTTTGCATGTTTCCTTTTGAACCAGCTCAAGCTGGGAGTAAAACCTaccatgaaagaaaatgtaactcACCAGAACAAGAGCCGTGTCTTTGTCAAGATCTTTGATGAAATCCACAGTTTTCCCTCGGGTTTCCTTTTCTATATATTGGTTGATCCATTTCTTGGCCTCTTTGTTGTCTCTGAAGTGGACGGAGAAGGCTTCTGAGGGGTCCAGCTTCCTGACATCCTCCGAAAACATATGTACTTGCTTCCAATTCTTGTCGATGAATAGTATACTTCTGGCGGTCAGCTGGCATTGGCTGTCGAGACGCTGTAAGCCTTTGTAGATATTGGCCTCCTTGAAGTTAAAATCTAGGCCCTGCAGGATCTGGGTGCGAGTGTCACCGTTGGTCCCCAGGGAGAGCATCGAAAAGGCTATTGCGACGCTCATGGGGGAGCAGATGATGTTGTTGTTGGAGTGATGAGCCAGTTCATGGTGCGAGCCGAAGGCACACTTGGCCAGTTTGGGGGCTATGCTGGGGGCGGGTGCCTGCAGATGGGGCTTGGAAGTGTGTGCAGGGAGCCGGGAACCTGATAGCACAGACCTGCTGACAGGAGGAGGCCCCACGTGAAGGAGGATGGCATTGTCCTGTGAGACAGAGAAGGGGCACCACGCCCACGTCAGGCCACACGGTGAGTCCCTCGGCCACTGACTGACATCACGGGAAGCATCCAGAGCTTACCGAACCCCTACCGTGTGCCGGCCCAGTGCCGAGGACTTCCCTTCACCCTCATCATGGAGGACGGAACAGCAGCGAAGACTCTACGGGGCTCCCCACCTGCGAGGCCCCCTTGTAAGCCCCTTGCCGTCTCATCTCTTGGCCCCCTTGTAAGCCCCTTGCCGTCTCATCTCTTGGCCCTCTTGTAATGGCCTGTGACCCAGGGCATACGACAATCgttcatttacagatgaggagaccaaaGGTCAGAGAGGTTTAAGTCACCTGCCCGAGGCCACAGGGCAGGGAAGTAGCAGGCCCGGAATCAAAGACCCGGCAGGCTGGGTCTTGGCAGTGGCACTAACACCCGCAATGGCCTGTGTGCACGTGCCACGGCCCCTATTTTACatcagaggaaactgaggcacaggaaacaCAATGTATGGGTGTGCAACCACCCAGGGAGCAGGTCAGATCAAGTGCAGGGATGCCTGGATCTGGAACAGTCCCCCACTGGTCCCCATTGACATGAGGCTGCTGCCCAGAGAGGGTAAGATCTTGCCCAATGACACACAGCCAGAACCACCCCCGCCTCCGACCGTGGTCCAGACTCTCCCTGACTCCATACTTCAACGTCCCTTTTCTCGTAGCTGCTACAGCCGTCATGGAACAGGACATCTGAGCCTGGAGTTGGTTATTAGCTGACCCTCCAACATTCCAGGCCTGGCGGATACGGCTCGCAAAAGCACTGAGGGCCCTCACCCCTCAAGGCACTCACAAACGTTGACTTATTTCAGCGGCTTGAGGCTGGGAGAGCAGTTCAGGAACATGttcaaagccacacagctggtcAGGCAGAGCTGGCACCAGACAGGTCTCCATGCCCCTGGGCTGGTGCTCCGCACACGGGGGTGCTCACCTGGTAACTTTCTCCCTGAAGCGGGAACTTGGCTGCATCTGAGGGCTGAGCCCACAGGGCGTCAGGGGTCTCAAGTTCGGTACCGTGGACCTTCTGGGGTGGAAAACTCTATGCTGTGGGGGGCTGTCCCGTGCATTGTAGGACGTTTAGACACATCCTAGACAAAACCTCCCAACTCCCAGGTGTGACGATCAAAAATTCTCCAGACGTTGCCCGGCGTCCCCTGGGGTCAAAGTGCCCTTGCAAGGGGGAGGAGGGCTTCAGAGCACGTGGCCCACTTGGGAGGCCTCCCTTTCCCTAGTTGGACAGACTTCTCATTTCAGAGCAGGTTTGGGTCAAGGGAGTCCCAACTTGCTCACTGGGGCCAAAGTACTCACTGGATCCAGTTGGTTTGGGGTGTTTGTGCTTCTTGGGTAGGGGCCCTGTCTGGGGGTCCCAGGGATTCTGCTCTGACATGTCATGTCGGGCCTTCAGGAGACCACAGCAAATCTCCTTACCTGTCACTTTGGGAACCCAGATGCTCCTGGGGTCCTTCTGCCATTGGGAGCTTAATGACAAGCTCCTCTGAGTGTGGGGGCTGTGCCCAACATAGAGTCACACACGGCGGCAGCCCCTAgaagcttttctctctctctttctttccttccttcagtccTCCTtacttccctcccccttcctcctttctttctttctttctttctttctttcaagtttatttatattgagagagagaacataaacaggtgagggacagggagagggagagagagagagagagagagagagagactctcaagtaggctctgcattgtgagtgcagagccctacatggggctccatcccacaaaccgtgagatcacgacttaaaccgaaatcaagagttgtgcaCCTAACCAAcaaagtcacccaggcaccccaagaagccTTTCTTGAGCTGGGCCCATGGTGAGTCCCAGGTCCCAGCCCCCAAATTGTCTTTGGTCCCTGCAGTCaactcccctgcccacccccaccccccccccccccccgcccccgcccccggacaCCGCCTG includes:
- the LOC113601517 gene encoding LOW QUALITY PROTEIN: alpha-1-antiproteinase 2-like (The sequence of the model RefSeq protein was modified relative to this genomic sequence to represent the inferred CDS: inserted 1 base in 1 codon), translating into MPSSFTWGLLLSAGLCYQVPGSLXHTSKPHLQAPAPSIAPKLAKCAFGSHHELAHHSNNNIICSPMSVAIAFSMLSLGTNGDTRTQILQGLDFNFKEANIYKGLQRLDSQCQLTARSILFIDKNWKQVHMFSEDVRKLDPSEAFSVHFRDNKEAKKWINQYIEKETRGKTVDFIKDLDKDTALVLVSYIFFHVTPSAPSTFPNNSHSVFSPYRWRVAENPGKNIIFSPLSFSTPPRLAGSPGQASSTHPGPGGSGPAPRPGPRQHGHEHFSRQLLAPLRSLEACQPHTGSMLSVDQRQYLSHRFVDIAQNLSHTEVFLIPFGNNQVARE